The Lepidochelys kempii isolate rLepKem1 chromosome 5, rLepKem1.hap2, whole genome shotgun sequence genome window below encodes:
- the LOC140911985 gene encoding class I histocompatibility antigen, F10 alpha chain-like: MGAVVVKIRLAVGKWWPDELKAVNGLILTGNHLGQWPCEKEAKRIRRFHIIQVISGCDLWEDNVIQGFYQDSYDGRDFLTLDKETMTWVAADIGAEITKRRWDVEVLDNQQWKRYLEEKYIPWLRSALEYGKETLQRKVRPTARVSDRSSHDGLTTLSCKVSGFYPWDITVTWLKNGESRQQETYSEGILPSGDGTYQTWVTMEIDPKIKAHYSCHVEHESLVEPLSVSWEPNNNLFPVLAGVITAVFLIGVIIGVVIWKKKRPGKELECGNSLDLLGPEHPPKDNSSTGTSVSPV; encoded by the exons ATGGGGGCCGTTGTTGTGAAGATTCGTCTGGCTGTAGGAAAATGGTGGCCAGATGAACTAAAGGCCGTCAATGGCCTGATCCTTACAGGGAATCACCTGGGGCAGTGGCCATGTGAAAAAGAGGCCAAGCGCATCCGAA GGTTTCACATTATCCAGGTGATAAGCGGCTGTGATCTCTGGGAAGACAACGTCATTCAGGGGTTTTACCAGGATTCATATGACGGACGAGACTTTCTTACCTTGGATAAGGAGACCATGACTTGGGTAGCAGCAGATATTGGGGCTGAGATCACCAAGAGGAGATGGGATGTTGAAGTACTTGACAACCAGCAGTGGAAACGGTACCTGGAGGAGAAATATATTCCCTGGCTAAGGAGTGCTCTAGAGTACGGGAAGGAGACTCTGCAGAGGAAAG TGCGCCCAACAGCTAGAGTGAGTGACAGGTCATCTCATGACGGCCTCACCACCCTCTCCTGTAAGGTCAGTGGATTCTACCCCTGGGACATCACCGTGACCTGGCTGAAAAATGGGGAGAGCAGACAGCAAGAGACCTACTCTGAAGGCATCCTACCCAGTGGGGACGGGACGTACCAGACCTGGGTGACAATGGAGATTGATCCCAAGATCAAAGCCCATTATTCATGCCATGTAGAGCATGAAAGCCTGGTTGAGCCACTCTCTGTCTCCTGGG AACCAAATAACAATCTGTTTCCCGTTTTGGCTGGCGTTATCACTGCAGTTTTCCTGATTGGTGTTATAATCGGAGTAGTCATCTGGAAAAAGAAACGCCCGGGTAAAGAATTGGAATGTGGGAACTCCCTGGACTTGCTGGGACCTGAACACCCGCCTAAGGACAACAGCAGTACAGGAACCAGTGTCAGTCCGGTGTAA